One Polyangiaceae bacterium genomic window carries:
- a CDS encoding VOC family protein, which produces MTSSDFPSALSVHHVAVVVANLERAEQFYVGVLGLRVIRRWDDAEARPRSIWCELAAGAFLAIERAEVEGPKRNELAPGFHCVALGIRPDEREKWRERLERAGVAVFRESAYTLYVRDPDGNIVGLSHFPDER; this is translated from the coding sequence ATGACGTCCTCCGATTTTCCGTCAGCACTTTCCGTGCATCACGTGGCCGTGGTCGTCGCCAACCTCGAACGCGCCGAGCAATTTTACGTCGGCGTGCTGGGGCTGCGCGTGATTCGCCGTTGGGACGATGCTGAAGCGCGTCCACGATCGATTTGGTGCGAGCTTGCCGCGGGCGCTTTCTTGGCGATTGAACGGGCCGAGGTCGAAGGGCCGAAGCGCAATGAGTTGGCGCCCGGATTTCACTGCGTCGCGCTGGGCATACGTCCGGACGAACGTGAGAAATGGCGCGAGCGGCTCGAGCGAGCAGGCGTGGCGGTGTTTCGCGAGAGCGCGTACACGCTGTACGTGCGCGATCCGGACGGGAACATCGTGGGGCTGAGCCATTTTCCGGACGAGCGCTAG
- a CDS encoding GNAT family N-acetyltransferase, which produces MNSPAFAFRPIRPDDDAAIASIIRTVMPEFGADGPGFAIHDPEVNGMSAAYGTPRSAYFVVEVNGRIVGGAGIAPLQGADEGTAELRKMYFLPEARGIGAGSALLRHVLGVAKNLGFVRVYLETLTGMDAAQRLYEHLGFRRIDKQLGCTGHFGCNRFYMLDFERDDAGQRA; this is translated from the coding sequence ATGAATTCTCCCGCATTTGCGTTTCGTCCCATTCGTCCAGACGACGACGCAGCCATTGCCTCCATCATTCGCACGGTGATGCCCGAATTTGGCGCGGACGGCCCCGGTTTTGCCATTCACGACCCGGAAGTGAATGGCATGAGCGCGGCTTACGGAACTCCTCGTAGTGCCTATTTCGTCGTCGAAGTGAATGGTCGCATCGTGGGCGGCGCAGGAATCGCTCCGCTTCAAGGCGCCGATGAAGGAACCGCCGAGCTACGCAAGATGTACTTTTTGCCGGAGGCTCGAGGGATAGGCGCCGGAAGCGCGCTCTTGCGCCATGTCCTGGGTGTCGCAAAAAACCTTGGGTTTGTCCGCGTGTACCTGGAAACACTCACCGGCATGGACGCCGCGCAGCGTCTTTACGAACATTTGGGCTTTCGCCGCATCGACAAACAGCTCGGATGCACCGGCCACTTTGGATGCAATCGGTTTTACATGCTCGACTTCGAACGCGACGACGCCGGGCAACGAGCGTAG
- a CDS encoding FAD binding domain-containing protein — protein sequence MTVADLSLYDMKRAESLDMLCSVVAERHARGESTVLLAGGTDWVVEQEMRRPFDKGQTLPLVVDISRLDELRGISFSRGLLRVGAATTYLEMRRHPDILTRAPMLERMASELGAIQIQARGTLGGNLATASPAADGVAALAAYDATIVVRSVRGERKIPFSQLQTGYKQGTRAPDEVIVAVEMALPGEGTPWLWRKVGTRRAQAISKMALAAIAVRSDERVVRFGLGMASVAPVTATLPNTRALVLSKPLSEISASELDRAVLSDISPIDDVRSTGDYRKHVALAIVRGFVRDLGAPV from the coding sequence GTGACTGTCGCGGATCTCTCCCTTTACGACATGAAGCGAGCGGAATCGCTCGACATGCTTTGCTCGGTCGTCGCCGAACGTCATGCACGCGGCGAATCGACGGTGCTGCTGGCAGGAGGCACGGATTGGGTCGTCGAACAGGAAATGCGACGTCCGTTCGATAAAGGACAAACTCTACCGCTCGTCGTGGACATTTCGCGTCTCGACGAATTGCGGGGCATTTCATTTTCACGCGGTTTGCTCCGCGTTGGCGCGGCCACGACGTACCTCGAAATGCGCCGGCATCCCGATATCTTGACGCGCGCCCCGATGCTCGAACGCATGGCCAGCGAACTTGGTGCAATCCAAATTCAAGCGCGCGGAACGCTGGGCGGCAATCTCGCGACGGCATCGCCGGCAGCCGATGGAGTTGCAGCGCTCGCAGCTTATGATGCAACGATCGTCGTGCGCAGTGTGCGAGGCGAACGGAAGATTCCATTTTCGCAATTGCAGACGGGGTACAAGCAGGGCACTCGAGCGCCCGACGAAGTGATCGTCGCCGTGGAAATGGCGCTTCCCGGCGAAGGAACGCCGTGGTTGTGGCGCAAAGTGGGCACGCGTCGAGCGCAAGCGATATCCAAAATGGCGCTTGCAGCCATTGCGGTTCGATCGGACGAACGCGTCGTGCGATTTGGCCTCGGAATGGCATCGGTCGCGCCGGTGACGGCAACCTTGCCCAATACGCGGGCGCTCGTGCTTTCCAAACCACTATCGGAAATCTCGGCCAGCGAGCTCGATAGGGCCGTGCTTTCGGATATTTCGCCCATCGACGATGTTCGCTCGACCGGCGATTATCGCAAGCACGTTGCCTTGGCCATCGTGCGCGGTTTCGTGCGTGATCTCGGCGCTCCGGTATGA
- a CDS encoding TerB family tellurite resistance protein translates to MAVLKSLVSVAWADGTFADAEKEMVDALIAAFEASDEEAKEIRDYAGQKRSLDDMPIFDLNADDRRVLLQHAVLLTYVDGEQHEAEKDFIGKMCKTLEIPDQEAQGLIGLAEERAKRFLNLL, encoded by the coding sequence ATGGCGGTTCTGAAGTCGCTCGTGAGTGTCGCTTGGGCCGACGGCACCTTTGCCGATGCCGAAAAAGAGATGGTCGACGCGCTCATCGCCGCGTTCGAAGCATCCGACGAAGAGGCGAAGGAGATTCGAGACTACGCGGGTCAGAAGCGATCGCTCGACGACATGCCCATCTTCGATCTCAATGCCGATGATCGCCGCGTGCTTTTGCAACACGCCGTGCTCCTCACGTACGTCGATGGCGAGCAGCACGAAGCCGAAAAAGATTTCATCGGCAAAATGTGCAAGACGCTGGAGATTCCCGATCAGGAAGCCCAAGGTCTCATTGGCCTCGCGGAAGAGCGCGCCAAGCGGTTCTTGAACTTGCTTTGA